From one Paeniglutamicibacter psychrophenolicus genomic stretch:
- a CDS encoding SipW-dependent-type signal peptide-containing protein, translating to MSRKLPGLRAAMFTYVLVVVLGLGAAGAHALWSQSGTVAVAVTAGTWAPAGTVDANTVTCSNRADEGWDAQVTVMWEAVDATGYRLSTTPESFMDINPLDVVPTGPGHSVSQILTFKRPSMSGFGNFTLSITPMLDGKPGTATKIAVELDHKHVGSLSCKPLD from the coding sequence ATGAGCCGCAAACTTCCGGGCCTGCGCGCCGCAATGTTCACCTACGTGCTCGTCGTTGTGCTCGGACTTGGTGCCGCCGGGGCGCACGCCCTGTGGAGCCAGAGCGGGACCGTCGCTGTGGCCGTCACCGCCGGAACCTGGGCTCCGGCGGGGACGGTGGACGCCAACACAGTCACTTGCAGCAACCGGGCGGACGAAGGCTGGGATGCACAGGTAACCGTGATGTGGGAAGCAGTCGACGCGACCGGATACCGGTTATCCACGACACCGGAAAGCTTCATGGACATCAACCCCCTCGACGTTGTGCCCACCGGTCCAGGTCACAGCGTCAGCCAGATCCTCACCTTCAAGCGGCCGAGCATGAGCGGTTTCGGCAATTTCACGCTCTCCATCACCCCGATGCTCGACGGCAAGCCGGGTACTGCGACGAAGATCGCCGTCGAATTGGATCATAAGCACGTGGGCAGCCTCAGCTGCAAGCCACTGGACTGA
- a CDS encoding signal peptidase I — MHATTTAGGAFLRTTGRIASFTALIFSVLAAVVLIIGPLATGSQTYSVLTNSMKPHYGPGTFLVVKPTAFDELAVGDVVTYQLESGRPEVITHRITSVAVDQEGDSLLVTKGDNNDVADPAPVAEIQVRGKLLYAVPFAGYAANWFGNQDRGLATKLAALALIGYGAISMTRAVIARRTNRRQETAA, encoded by the coding sequence ATGCACGCCACAACCACCGCCGGAGGCGCGTTCCTTCGCACAACGGGACGCATCGCCAGCTTCACGGCACTGATTTTCTCTGTCCTCGCCGCAGTGGTACTGATCATTGGCCCGTTGGCCACCGGATCCCAGACCTACTCGGTGCTCACCAATTCAATGAAGCCGCACTATGGTCCCGGCACCTTCTTGGTGGTCAAGCCCACCGCCTTCGATGAGCTTGCCGTCGGGGATGTGGTGACGTACCAGCTCGAGTCCGGGCGCCCCGAGGTGATCACCCACCGGATCACCAGCGTCGCTGTTGACCAAGAGGGCGATTCCCTGCTGGTCACGAAGGGCGACAACAACGACGTCGCCGACCCCGCACCTGTCGCAGAGATCCAGGTCCGCGGCAAGCTGCTCTATGCCGTTCCCTTCGCCGGGTACGCCGCCAATTGGTTTGGCAACCAGGACCGCGGCCTGGCCACGAAGCTCGCGGCACTCGCTTTGATCGGCTACGGCGCAATCAGCATGACCCGCGCCGTGATCGCCCGGCGCACCAACCGTCGACAGGAGACCGCAGCATGA
- a CDS encoding SipW-dependent-type signal peptide-containing protein: protein MTVKTMSALKATATISAAIVLALLTVQGTLAMWNATATSNSPTIQSADFKVAVAVDGGKEQRLPIGGNLNVQGPANLAPGKSAVTPIVVTNATDAGGTFTIRVTAVATATGELAPYLMSSITVGHNGKCAPLQQASSVDLAKDASGTLCLATALKENTPATFGGTGASIAVVLTAEQQSR from the coding sequence ATGACCGTGAAGACGATGTCGGCGCTGAAAGCCACCGCAACGATCAGCGCCGCCATCGTCTTGGCACTGCTCACCGTCCAGGGGACCTTGGCCATGTGGAACGCAACGGCCACCTCGAATAGCCCAACCATTCAATCGGCTGACTTCAAGGTGGCAGTCGCGGTCGACGGCGGCAAGGAGCAGCGGTTGCCCATTGGCGGGAACCTCAACGTGCAGGGACCGGCAAATCTGGCACCCGGAAAGAGCGCTGTAACGCCGATCGTGGTCACCAACGCGACGGACGCCGGCGGAACCTTCACCATCCGGGTCACGGCGGTGGCAACGGCCACCGGTGAACTGGCTCCGTACTTGATGAGCAGCATCACCGTGGGACACAACGGCAAATGCGCGCCGCTCCAGCAGGCCAGCAGCGTGGACCTGGCCAAGGACGCCAGCGGAACCCTCTGTCTGGCCACCGCCCTGAAGGAAAACACACCCGCAACATTTGGTGGCACCGGGGCATCCATCGCGGTCGTGCTCACCGCCGAACAGCAATCGCGCTGA
- a CDS encoding alternate-type signal peptide domain-containing protein, translating into MTKGALATGLGIALLIGGGSTLAVWNVEATAHAGTITSGNMTLKAGTGTWENAAGTDVVLSTYKVVPGDKLTLTQPVEVTLEGDLMEAELTVDDVAGVATKIGGGKKAVDSFLEIEKPELFKDGKEFPEPLTPATDGKFTAKVTVTLPEETEKLDGANLSTNLSGITFRLVQQSISNQQPSN; encoded by the coding sequence ATGACTAAGGGCGCATTGGCCACGGGGCTGGGCATTGCGTTGCTGATTGGCGGAGGCAGCACACTCGCAGTGTGGAACGTCGAAGCCACGGCGCACGCCGGCACGATCACGTCCGGAAACATGACTCTTAAGGCCGGGACCGGCACGTGGGAAAACGCCGCGGGAACCGATGTCGTCCTCAGCACGTACAAGGTGGTCCCGGGCGACAAGCTCACCTTGACCCAGCCTGTCGAGGTGACCTTGGAGGGAGACCTCATGGAGGCCGAACTCACTGTCGACGACGTCGCCGGCGTGGCCACCAAAATCGGTGGAGGGAAAAAAGCAGTGGACAGCTTCCTCGAAATCGAAAAACCGGAACTGTTCAAGGACGGCAAGGAATTCCCGGAACCTTTGACGCCTGCCACTGACGGGAAGTTCACCGCCAAGGTGACCGTTACCCTGCCGGAGGAGACGGAAAAATTGGACGGTGCGAATCTCTCGACGAATTTGTCGGGGATCACCTTCAGGCTTGTCCAACAGTCCATCAGCAACCAGCAGCCGTCCAACTAA
- a CDS encoding VanZ family protein, giving the protein MTKSHLRFAALLALAYLLALAMIAFWPTPVDQPVSGSLANVIGWLHAHGMPSFIGYNKIEFGANILLFLPFGYLAAAWTKKWSHALVAGFAASCLIELGQALLLPNRFASPMDIVANTMGVALGIGIHFFLHRLHTDPQLESRPAAESGSDPDRVCETGAIQHSGSSIS; this is encoded by the coding sequence ATGACCAAGTCGCATCTCCGTTTCGCAGCGCTCCTTGCCCTCGCCTACCTCCTGGCGCTGGCGATGATCGCCTTTTGGCCGACCCCGGTGGATCAACCCGTGAGCGGGAGCCTGGCCAATGTCATCGGTTGGCTCCACGCACACGGCATGCCCTCCTTCATCGGTTACAACAAGATTGAATTCGGCGCGAACATCCTGCTTTTCCTCCCGTTCGGATACCTCGCGGCCGCATGGACCAAGAAGTGGTCGCACGCACTGGTTGCCGGTTTCGCTGCGTCTTGCCTCATTGAGCTGGGCCAGGCATTGTTGTTGCCGAACCGCTTTGCCTCGCCGATGGACATCGTGGCCAACACCATGGGCGTGGCCCTCGGCATCGGCATCCACTTCTTCCTGCACAGACTGCACACTGACCCGCAGTTGGAGTCTCGTCCTGCCGCCGAATCCGGGTCGGACCCGGATCGCGTTTGCGAGACCGGCGCAATCCAGCACAGCGGTTCCTCGATTTCGTAG